The Nitrosopumilus cobalaminigenes genome contains a region encoding:
- a CDS encoding Cdc6/Cdc18 family protein: MSDPIDDLLDAAESGKSIIKNRDILHFTYIPDIILHRKTEQEQVTQSLLPILKKSRPSNLLVYGKPGTGKTLVVKKVLSKIQERVEKSNFPIKLVYSNSKEETTLYGLLVSLGRQLDLKEKELPTTGLAISEVFKRLLNKIDEGKLNAIFVIDEIDYLAQLVAKTGKDILYQLTRANERLTQGSLTLVGISNDLTFKEKLDPRVISSLGEEEIVFTNYDVEQIKKILEERINESFIENSVQEPALNLIAALAGGEHGDARRAIDLLRVAGELAERQQSDKVTIDHVREASQKMEENKEEKSLKSFPLHEKLVLIAIMKANGSSTGEIYSLYKNLCKTVGKDELTQRRITQMLSEIELSGLISGRLIHQGIHGRTKKFKLTISSEMIKKTFKEDLTLQDIV, encoded by the coding sequence ATGTCTGATCCGATAGATGATTTACTAGATGCTGCAGAATCAGGAAAATCGATTATAAAAAATCGTGATATTCTTCATTTTACATACATTCCAGATATTATTCTTCATAGAAAAACTGAACAAGAACAAGTCACCCAATCTCTACTACCAATTCTAAAAAAATCAAGACCGTCAAATCTTCTAGTATATGGTAAACCAGGAACCGGGAAAACCTTGGTAGTTAAAAAAGTACTTTCAAAAATCCAAGAAAGGGTAGAAAAATCAAATTTTCCAATTAAACTTGTATATTCAAATTCCAAAGAAGAGACCACATTATACGGATTATTGGTCAGTTTAGGCAGGCAATTAGACCTAAAAGAGAAGGAATTACCCACAACCGGACTCGCAATCAGCGAAGTCTTCAAAAGACTACTAAACAAAATTGATGAGGGAAAACTTAATGCAATTTTTGTAATTGATGAAATTGATTATCTGGCTCAACTAGTAGCAAAAACAGGAAAGGATATTCTATACCAATTAACCCGAGCAAATGAACGTCTTACCCAAGGCTCTCTTACTTTGGTAGGAATATCAAACGACCTAACATTCAAAGAAAAATTGGATCCTCGTGTAATTAGCAGTTTAGGGGAAGAAGAGATTGTCTTTACCAATTATGATGTTGAACAAATTAAAAAAATTCTTGAAGAAAGAATCAATGAATCATTTATTGAAAATTCAGTACAAGAACCAGCCCTAAATCTCATTGCCGCACTTGCTGGCGGAGAACATGGGGATGCCCGTAGAGCTATCGATTTACTTCGGGTAGCAGGGGAACTTGCAGAACGGCAACAATCCGACAAAGTTACAATTGACCATGTCCGAGAAGCCTCTCAAAAAATGGAAGAAAATAAAGAGGAAAAATCCCTCAAATCATTCCCACTTCATGAGAAATTGGTACTTATCGCAATAATGAAGGCAAATGGGTCCTCCACAGGCGAAATTTATTCTTTATACAAAAATCTCTGTAAGACAGTTGGAAAAGATGAGCTTACCCAAAGAAGAATCACTCAAATGCTTAGTGAAATAGAATTATCTGGATTAATCTCTGGAAGACTAATCCATCAAGGAATTCATGGAAGGACAAAAAAATTCAAACTAACAATATCATCTGAAATGATAAAAAAAACATTCAAAGAAGATCTAACTTTGCAAGACATTGTCTAA
- a CDS encoding DNA-directed DNA polymerase II small subunit, protein MKKELTFALNYALNKGFQIHPDAFKILENVDVRKLEKIIKEIVREKTKQKLFQINQDDLETYLGIKEDSSLQSEVKVLSDPTNKITSGEGVKGYNALFSSRFNKLKRIISDRPESKMLKSAASLKNAKIEDDLYVCGLVTTRNSERNITKIVLEDPSGSFEGIIFDEELQKTAGTLLLDQFVMARIGSAKNSGYIIKDLVLPDLPEQAKNKSESEAYAVFLSDLHIGSKYFMEEEFSDFVSWISSPDPVARRIRFVLIGGDVVDGVGIYPNQNKELVCQTIQEQLKKAEDLIDKIPKNVKIIIMPGNHDPGRRALPQPAIPKKYNSGLWERENVIMVGNPSVVSLNGVIVSMFHGQSIDDIVKTTPGLSYDHPTNVMKHLLRARHLSPIYGSQTPIAPEMEDLLVIQDIPDIFHVGHVHRAQLDMYKGILLVNSGSWQKQTPFQASVGMTPNPGIAIMVNLKTFQVFHQNYSSNLDNVLQS, encoded by the coding sequence ATGAAAAAGGAACTCACCTTTGCATTAAACTATGCATTAAACAAGGGGTTTCAGATCCATCCAGATGCTTTTAAAATCTTAGAAAATGTAGATGTAAGAAAACTTGAAAAAATCATCAAGGAAATTGTTAGAGAAAAAACAAAACAAAAATTATTTCAAATTAATCAAGATGATTTAGAGACATATCTTGGAATTAAGGAGGATTCATCTTTACAAAGTGAAGTTAAGGTATTGTCTGATCCAACTAACAAGATCACATCAGGAGAGGGAGTCAAAGGATACAATGCATTATTTTCAAGTCGATTTAACAAACTTAAACGAATTATCTCAGATAGGCCCGAATCAAAGATGCTCAAATCTGCAGCATCATTGAAAAATGCAAAAATTGAAGATGACTTGTATGTATGTGGATTAGTTACCACAAGGAATTCTGAGAGAAATATAACAAAGATTGTTCTTGAGGACCCTTCAGGCTCCTTTGAGGGCATAATTTTTGATGAGGAATTGCAGAAAACCGCAGGAACTCTTCTGCTAGACCAGTTTGTAATGGCAAGAATAGGTTCAGCAAAAAATTCAGGATATATCATTAAAGATTTAGTTTTGCCAGATCTTCCAGAACAGGCAAAGAACAAATCAGAGAGTGAGGCATATGCCGTGTTTCTTTCTGATCTTCATATTGGAAGCAAGTATTTCATGGAGGAAGAATTCTCAGATTTTGTATCATGGATATCTAGTCCGGACCCAGTTGCTAGAAGAATACGATTTGTCCTAATTGGTGGAGATGTGGTAGATGGAGTAGGAATTTACCCCAACCAGAATAAAGAATTGGTTTGTCAGACAATTCAGGAGCAATTAAAAAAAGCAGAAGATTTGATTGATAAAATTCCAAAGAATGTCAAAATCATCATAATGCCTGGAAACCACGATCCTGGAAGAAGAGCCCTACCACAACCAGCAATTCCTAAAAAATACAATTCTGGTTTATGGGAAAGGGAAAATGTGATAATGGTAGGTAATCCTTCTGTGGTTTCATTAAATGGTGTGATTGTTTCAATGTTTCACGGTCAAAGTATAGATGATATTGTAAAGACCACACCAGGTCTGAGTTATGATCATCCAACAAATGTAATGAAACACCTACTTAGAGCACGACATCTTAGTCCAATTTATGGCAGTCAAACCCCAATCGCGCCTGAAATGGAGGATCTTTTGGTAATTCAAGACATTCCAGACATCTTCCATGTAGGTCATGTTCATAGAGCACAATTGGATATGTACAAGGGAATTTTATTGGTAAACTCTGGCTCTTGGCAAAAACAAACACCATTTCAGGCAAGTGTTGGAATGACTCCAAATCCAGGTATTGCTATTATGGTAAATTTGAAAACTTTCCAAGTTTTCCATCAAAATTATAGTTCTAATTTAGACAATGTCTTGCAAAGTTAG
- a CDS encoding stage II sporulation protein M: MSNVTEEEANAFMAEFEELVLDIDAFGIFTHNLTLALPMFIPGFGVAWGLFSAWSTGFAFASIALTAPQIAEIHPLSILFLSPFGLMELVAYSLGISRSFILIRAVVKKIDLMPLLKPTLIEIGIVTGLLLAGGYLEFYMIELAQEQGLMNMPGFE; encoded by the coding sequence ATGTCAAATGTCACTGAGGAAGAAGCAAATGCCTTCATGGCAGAATTTGAAGAACTAGTTTTAGATATTGATGCATTTGGAATATTCACTCATAATTTGACTTTAGCATTACCAATGTTTATTCCAGGATTTGGTGTTGCATGGGGACTATTCTCTGCATGGTCTACGGGCTTTGCATTTGCATCTATTGCACTAACTGCACCACAAATTGCTGAAATACATCCCCTTTCGATTCTTTTCTTATCTCCATTTGGATTAATGGAGCTTGTTGCATACTCTTTAGGAATTTCTAGGAGTTTTATTTTGATTAGAGCAGTAGTTAAAAAAATAGATTTGATGCCATTACTCAAACCAACTCTTATAGAAATTGGAATTGTAACTGGACTTTTGTTAGCTGGAGGATATCTGGAATTTTACATGATCGAATTAGCTCAAGAACAAGGGTTGATGAACATGCCTGGATTCGAATAG
- a CDS encoding cupredoxin domain-containing protein, translating into MRAAITLLALLVVSSGYFVNEAFAEISENQAFLLEGSGFAVTEEIIRISEIDLGLSSQDQRGSTINFQTEDGFITLDNEEFLISNLEGKFLREGKYIRINGEIESSSGFDTSISFFGRLVSESKDAAVYGFTGRITTSDDTYKVIYTTKLSSLTKIDSVSSESVTSDETIIHILKYSSTQGISNNAAPGQQSSSTRLGFFSHDRISVEPGSSIIIVNNDLVSHSIISGKENYGDRHNPFTPDDRIVTGAVEPGDSVVITFDDAGFYRLYDPDYPWMKIVAYVFPASDSLVLGKGQNLGN; encoded by the coding sequence ATGAGGGCAGCCATTACATTACTAGCTTTACTTGTAGTTTCATCAGGATATTTTGTAAATGAGGCATTTGCAGAAATTTCTGAAAATCAAGCATTCCTTTTAGAGGGTTCGGGCTTTGCAGTAACTGAAGAAATTATCAGAATATCTGAAATTGATTTAGGTTTATCTTCACAAGATCAACGTGGAAGTACGATTAACTTTCAAACAGAAGATGGATTTATCACATTAGATAATGAAGAATTCCTAATTTCTAATTTAGAAGGGAAATTTTTACGTGAAGGAAAATATATTAGAATTAATGGTGAAATCGAAAGTTCAAGTGGATTTGATACATCAATTAGCTTTTTTGGAAGACTAGTTAGTGAAAGTAAAGATGCAGCAGTTTACGGATTTACAGGTAGAATAACAACCTCAGATGATACTTACAAAGTAATTTACACTACAAAACTATCCAGTTTAACTAAAATAGATTCTGTTTCATCAGAATCTGTAACATCTGATGAAACCATAATTCACATTCTCAAATATTCCTCAACTCAAGGAATTTCTAATAATGCAGCTCCTGGACAGCAATCAAGTTCTACAAGATTAGGATTTTTCTCTCATGATAGAATTTCAGTAGAACCTGGCTCTTCAATTATAATAGTAAATAATGATTTAGTTTCTCATAGTATTATTAGTGGAAAAGAAAACTATGGGGATCGGCATAATCCATTTACTCCAGATGATAGAATAGTTACAGGTGCAGTTGAGCCAGGAGATTCTGTTGTAATTACATTTGATGATGCAGGATTCTACAGATTGTATGATCCTGATTACCCATGGATGAAGATTGTAGCCTATGTATTTCCAGCCTCAGACAGTCTAGTATTAGGTAAAGGACAAAACCTCGGAAACTAG
- the cbiE gene encoding precorrin-6y C5,15-methyltransferase (decarboxylating) subunit CbiE, producing MKVYAVGVGPGSPKYVTEIVKEIVQNCDVVIGYKYTLKTIEELIVGKEIYEITMNDQEDSYQKILPELGDRTLVIPFTGDVNFSESEVVDRLIEIFGEVEIVPGISSIQVAASRAKVPLDKSKVITMHVTTPIEDKKLELQKALIDGFSVVLVPRPWPKQPDKHFMPSEIAVYLREHNFKTEKMKVHVFEAITTENETSFEGTVKELEGKEFSDLSVMVFNQVSLDSYMNYRWQWEN from the coding sequence TTGAAAGTATATGCTGTAGGTGTTGGGCCTGGTTCTCCAAAATATGTGACAGAAATTGTTAAAGAAATAGTTCAGAATTGTGATGTTGTTATAGGTTACAAGTATACTCTAAAAACAATTGAAGAATTGATTGTAGGAAAAGAAATCTATGAAATTACTATGAATGATCAAGAAGACTCTTACCAAAAAATTCTTCCCGAGCTTGGCGATAGAACTTTAGTAATACCATTTACCGGAGATGTAAATTTTTCAGAATCGGAAGTAGTAGATAGATTAATAGAAATTTTTGGTGAAGTGGAAATTGTACCAGGAATTAGTTCAATTCAAGTTGCAGCATCAAGAGCTAAAGTTCCTCTGGATAAATCTAAGGTGATTACAATGCACGTTACAACACCAATTGAAGATAAAAAATTGGAATTGCAAAAGGCACTCATTGATGGTTTTAGTGTGGTTTTGGTTCCAAGACCTTGGCCTAAACAACCAGACAAACACTTCATGCCTTCAGAGATTGCAGTTTATCTTCGAGAGCATAATTTTAAAACAGAAAAAATGAAAGTTCATGTTTTTGAGGCAATTACTACTGAGAATGAAACTAGTTTTGAGGGAACAGTGAAAGAATTGGAAGGAAAAGAATTTTCTGACTTGTCTGTAATGGTGTTTAATCAGGTCAGTCTTGATTCATACATGAATTATAGATGGCAATGGGAAAACTAG
- a CDS encoding peptidylprolyl isomerase — MNKIFLILSASLLLIGLGNTAFAQFDDKLVVLETEQGTIVIEFFFEDAPNHVENFISLTESGFYDGVLFHRIIPGFMIQGGDPNTIDGDPSTWGTGGPTTSVDAEFNTIKHNRGIVSMARSADPNSGGSQFFIVHADSNFLDEQYTVFGRIVTQESFETLDKIASVDTASQDRPQDPEQVKITKATTINRSEISNLLELDAPIRTESIITPTSSTVNQQFESTEHEIGFSVPEGWLLQTPDKTQANAPDVVAVGPKTGSMNPVISLTVQETGDRTLDDLIAEKLETIKPVIEAGNLKVSSQKKTIINGYEAYVTEAQGYFSSNGENFNVRFKEVMIYDTEKFYTLAYSNGLGDFKSQLSSFEETLDSFEILTEGSSNGDSTDESSTEEGGGCLIATATFGSELAPQVQQLRELRDNTILSTASGTAFMSGFNQFYYSFSPVIADMEREHPLFKEFVKLSLTPMLSSLSILNHAEIDSEEEMLSYGIGIILMNVGMYFVAPVIIIYKIRK, encoded by the coding sequence TTGAATAAAATATTTTTGATATTATCAGCTTCATTACTTTTAATTGGTTTAGGAAATACTGCATTTGCTCAATTTGATGACAAATTAGTAGTGTTAGAAACAGAACAGGGAACTATTGTAATTGAATTCTTTTTTGAGGATGCACCAAACCATGTTGAGAATTTCATTAGCTTAACTGAATCTGGATTTTATGACGGAGTTTTATTTCATAGAATTATTCCTGGATTTATGATTCAGGGTGGAGATCCTAACACAATTGATGGTGATCCTAGTACATGGGGAACAGGTGGACCAACCACAAGCGTAGATGCTGAATTTAACACAATAAAACACAATCGTGGAATAGTCTCAATGGCAAGATCTGCTGATCCAAACAGTGGAGGTTCACAATTTTTCATTGTTCATGCTGATTCAAATTTTCTAGATGAACAATATACTGTATTTGGTAGAATTGTAACCCAAGAAAGTTTTGAGACACTTGATAAAATTGCATCAGTAGATACTGCATCTCAAGACAGGCCACAAGATCCTGAACAAGTAAAAATCACAAAAGCTACAACAATTAATCGCTCTGAAATTTCTAATCTACTTGAATTAGATGCACCAATTCGTACTGAATCTATTATAACACCAACATCTTCAACTGTTAATCAACAATTTGAAAGCACTGAACATGAAATAGGATTTAGTGTTCCTGAAGGATGGTTATTACAAACTCCAGATAAAACACAAGCAAATGCACCTGATGTTGTAGCAGTTGGACCTAAAACAGGATCAATGAATCCTGTAATCTCTTTAACAGTACAAGAAACTGGTGATAGGACATTAGATGATCTAATTGCTGAAAAACTTGAAACAATCAAACCTGTAATTGAAGCAGGAAATCTCAAAGTAAGTTCACAGAAAAAAACTATCATTAATGGATATGAGGCATATGTTACTGAAGCTCAAGGATATTTTTCATCTAATGGAGAAAATTTCAATGTACGATTCAAAGAAGTAATGATTTATGATACTGAAAAATTCTATACTCTAGCTTACAGTAATGGATTAGGCGATTTCAAATCCCAACTTTCAAGTTTTGAAGAGACACTTGATTCTTTTGAGATATTAACTGAGGGTTCATCTAATGGTGATTCTACAGATGAGTCATCAACTGAAGAAGGCGGTGGATGTCTAATTGCAACTGCAACATTTGGTTCAGAGCTTGCACCACAAGTTCAACAACTCAGAGAGCTTAGAGATAATACAATTTTATCAACAGCATCTGGAACTGCCTTTATGAGTGGATTTAACCAATTCTATTACTCATTTTCTCCTGTAATTGCTGATATGGAACGTGAACATCCTCTCTTCAAAGAATTTGTAAAACTTTCACTTACTCCAATGTTATCTTCATTATCAATTCTAAATCATGCTGAAATTGATTCTGAGGAAGAAATGTTATCTTATGGTATTGGAATCATTTTGATGAATGTTGGAATGTATTTTGTAGCACCTGTAATAATTATCTATAAAATTAGAAAATAA
- a CDS encoding NAD(P)/FAD-dependent oxidoreductase yields the protein MARNKKKIVILGGGFAGVECARQLEKEFGNNPEIELVMVSEDNFLLFTPMLPQVASGMIETRHIVLPIRTICKKTKFYEGRIKNIDPYGKLVTLWGTGDKRSISIHYDFLVVALGSETNFFGMADVEKNAYTMKTLNDAVVLRNRVIDMLEQAENETNPILRKSFLNFVVVGGGFAGIETAGELMDLLLDARKHYPTILKEDLKVIVLEALGMILPGFNAKLADFAKEKMVERGIDIRLKTAVTSFDGNEVTTKSLDEHLKDSIDTSEIDSVMTKTLIWTAGVTPVNTIKRSMFKTEKGKLIVNDYLEVTDFPGVFAIGDCALHIDPETQRPLPPTAQIAEAQAKTAAKNLISLIKNSTKEKFVYHSKGQMAIIGKRSGIATFLGMNISGFWAWLIWRNVYLSKITTFDKKTRVFLDWVIDLFFDRDISRLKLMKRETEKEYKLLDEVDDVW from the coding sequence TTGGCCAGAAATAAGAAAAAAATAGTGATTTTGGGAGGAGGATTTGCTGGAGTAGAATGTGCCAGGCAATTAGAAAAAGAATTTGGCAATAATCCTGAAATTGAACTAGTAATGGTAAGTGAGGATAATTTTCTATTATTTACACCAATGTTGCCACAGGTAGCTTCTGGAATGATTGAAACAAGACATATTGTTTTACCAATTAGAACTATTTGTAAAAAAACAAAATTTTATGAGGGCAGAATCAAAAACATTGATCCTTATGGAAAACTAGTTACGCTATGGGGAACAGGAGATAAAAGAAGCATCTCAATTCATTATGATTTTCTAGTTGTTGCATTAGGTAGTGAAACTAACTTTTTTGGAATGGCAGATGTTGAAAAAAATGCATACACAATGAAGACACTCAATGATGCTGTTGTGTTAAGGAATAGAGTTATCGATATGCTAGAACAAGCAGAAAATGAAACAAATCCAATACTTCGAAAAAGTTTTTTAAATTTTGTAGTTGTTGGAGGAGGATTTGCAGGAATTGAAACTGCTGGTGAATTAATGGATCTTTTATTGGATGCAAGAAAACATTATCCTACAATTCTCAAAGAAGATCTCAAAGTAATTGTTCTAGAGGCATTAGGTATGATTTTACCAGGATTTAATGCAAAACTAGCAGACTTTGCTAAAGAAAAGATGGTAGAAAGAGGAATTGACATTAGACTAAAAACTGCTGTAACTAGTTTTGATGGAAATGAAGTTACTACAAAATCATTAGATGAACATCTAAAAGATTCAATCGATACATCTGAAATTGATTCTGTAATGACAAAAACATTGATCTGGACTGCAGGAGTTACTCCAGTTAATACCATTAAAAGATCAATGTTCAAAACGGAGAAAGGAAAACTCATTGTAAATGATTACTTAGAGGTTACAGATTTCCCTGGAGTATTTGCTATTGGTGATTGTGCATTACATATAGATCCTGAAACACAAAGACCATTGCCACCTACTGCTCAAATTGCAGAGGCTCAAGCAAAAACTGCAGCTAAAAATTTAATTTCATTAATTAAAAATTCTACAAAAGAAAAATTTGTTTATCATTCTAAAGGCCAAATGGCAATCATTGGAAAAAGATCAGGAATTGCCACCTTTTTGGGTATGAATATTTCTGGATTTTGGGCTTGGTTAATTTGGAGGAATGTATACCTATCAAAAATTACAACGTTTGATAAAAAAACACGTGTATTCCTTGATTGGGTAATAGATTTGTTCTTTGATAGAGATATCTCTAGACTAAAACTAATGAAACGTGAAACAGAAAAAGAATACAAGCTTCTTGATGAAGTAGATGATGTTTGGTAA
- a CDS encoding ACT domain-containing protein, translating to MSIPEVVREIITRNRSIYDCMKMDLINYTALAVKIQPEIEKILGNSVNLNTVVVAIKRYADSFEIKDEVKDESVLKNARLALTDGIMDVKFSIKDSNEMDPMVILDKFSKVTNNYDFFRLSDSFRFLAEDMDDIRQIFSNVPENDDMFSTGLAKIRISIPNAQNQSDVVSYVAEVLHANGVELVNAFFSQDNITIILNERDSSRAYDILHSDIMRT from the coding sequence ATGTCCATACCAGAAGTTGTACGAGAAATCATCACGAGGAATCGTTCAATTTATGATTGCATGAAGATGGATTTGATCAACTATACAGCGCTGGCAGTAAAGATTCAACCCGAGATTGAAAAAATTCTAGGAAATTCAGTTAATCTCAATACCGTAGTTGTTGCAATCAAAAGATATGCAGATTCATTTGAAATCAAGGATGAAGTCAAAGATGAATCAGTTTTGAAAAATGCAAGATTGGCTTTGACTGATGGAATAATGGATGTAAAGTTTTCAATTAAGGATTCAAATGAAATGGATCCAATGGTAATTTTAGATAAATTCTCTAAGGTAACTAACAATTATGATTTTTTCAGACTATCTGATTCGTTTAGATTTCTAGCTGAAGATATGGATGATATTAGACAGATTTTCAGTAATGTTCCAGAAAATGATGATATGTTTAGTACTGGTCTTGCAAAAATCAGAATTTCAATCCCCAATGCACAAAATCAATCAGATGTAGTATCCTATGTAGCCGAAGTATTACACGCAAATGGAGTAGAATTGGTAAACGCATTTTTCAGTCAGGATAATATCACAATTATTCTAAATGAAAGGGATTCTTCTAGGGCTTATGATATTTTACATTCAGATATTATGAGAACTTAA
- the hsp20 gene encoding archaeal heat shock protein Hsp20, whose product MTMFFDSEFDRIFKRMSNSFFNIDDIFEEFKGNGSESGPFYYGYTMTVGPDGKPVVKEYGNVKPGLLPTSDKREPLVDTIVDDKEKVVKLIAEMPGVEKSDVKIVVENKIVDLSAEHDDKKYHVKVPVQHNVDENSVKASYKNGVLEIVFKLVEEEKPKGKTVEVE is encoded by the coding sequence ATGACAATGTTCTTTGATAGTGAATTTGATAGAATCTTCAAACGAATGTCAAACTCTTTTTTCAATATAGATGACATTTTTGAGGAATTCAAGGGAAATGGTTCTGAATCTGGCCCATTTTATTACGGTTATACAATGACCGTTGGTCCTGATGGAAAACCTGTTGTAAAGGAGTATGGAAATGTTAAACCAGGCCTTTTGCCAACTTCTGATAAACGAGAACCACTAGTTGACACAATTGTCGACGATAAAGAAAAGGTAGTAAAGCTCATAGCTGAAATGCCAGGAGTTGAAAAATCTGATGTCAAAATTGTTGTTGAAAACAAGATAGTAGATCTTTCAGCAGAACATGATGATAAAAAATATCATGTCAAAGTTCCTGTACAACATAACGTTGACGAAAACTCTGTAAAAGCTTCATACAAAAATGGAGTTTTAGAAATCGTCTTCAAATTAGTTGAAGAGGAAAAACCAAAAGGCAAAACGGTGGAGGTTGAATAA